In one window of Camelina sativa cultivar DH55 chromosome 15, Cs, whole genome shotgun sequence DNA:
- the LOC109129035 gene encoding lysine-specific demethylase JMJ25-like — translation MKLKEEYGIEPWTFNQKLGDAVLIPVGCPHQVRNLKSCTKVALDFVSPENIGECLRLTKQYRLLPPNHYAKEDKLAVKKMIIHAVDKSLRNLSGEKSPEPKEKNNFKRRNKSKGKGKAVVKALKDLPPSEKSSEAEEEKSKMIVNPIDKSLEDFPPTQQKSLETEEKRKPKIVKTYVRRKNLGSQETRRHWLITKGEE, via the exons ATGAAGCTGAAAGAAGAATATG GCATTGAACCTTGGACCTTCAATCAGAAGCTTGGAGATGCTGTTTTAATACCTGTAGGTTGCCCTCATCAAGTTAGAAATTTGAAG TCCTGCACAAAGGTAGCGCTTGACTTTGTCTCACCTGAAAATATCGGCGAGTGTTTACGCTTGACAAAACAGTATCGTCTACTTCCACCTAATCATTATGCAAAAGAGGACAAGTTGGCG GTTAAGAAGATGATAATCCATGCAGTTGATAAGTCTCTCCGAAACTTAAGTGGAGAGAA GTCTCCAGAACCCAAAGAGAAGAACAATTTTAAGAGAAGGAACAAGTCAAAGGGTAAAGGCAAAGCAGTTGTGAAGGCTCTCAAAGACTTACCTCCAAGTgaaaa GTCTTCTGAAGCCGAAGAGGAGAAATCAAAGATGATAGTCAATCCAATCGATAAGTCTCTCGAAGACTTTCCACCAACTCAACAGAA GTCTCTGGAAaccgaagagaagagaaaaccaaAGATAGTGAAGACATACGTGCGGAGAAAAAATCTGGGAAGTCAAGAAACACGTAGACATTGGCTAATTACAAAAGGAGAAGAGTAG
- the LOC104744954 gene encoding lysine-specific demethylase JMJ25-like produces the protein MIIHAVDKSLRNLSGEKSPEPKEKNNFKRRNKSKGKGKAVVKALKDLPPSEKSSEAEEEKSKMIVNPIDKSLEDFPPTQQKSLETEEKRKPKIVKTYVRRKNLGSQETRRHWLITKGEE, from the exons ATGATAATCCATGCAGTTGATAAGTCTCTCCGAAACTTAAGTGGAGAGAA GTCTCCAGAACCCAAAGAGAAGAACAATTTTAAGAGAAGGAACAAGTCAAAGGGTAAAGGCAAAGCAGTTGTGAAGGCTCTCAAAGACTTACCTCCAAGTgaaaa GTCTTCTGAAGCCGAAGAGGAGAAATCAAAGATGATAGTCAATCCAATCGATAAGTCTCTCGAAGACTTTCCACCAACTCAACAGAA GTCTCTGGAAaccgaagagaagagaaaaccaaAGATAGTGAAGACATACGTGCGGAGAAAAAATCTGGGAAGTCAAGAAACACGTAGACATTGGCTAATTACAAAAGGAGAAGAGTAG
- the LOC104744955 gene encoding probable glycosyltransferase At3g07620 — MRDYIPKYLNAFLLAFATFAVVFAIFIAKGSNSSSHLYFSTSSSLWTSSFSPALITEKRKRNGSNPGHGSWKRDGKVEAELATARALIREAQLNSHATSSSPLGDEDYIPHGDIYRNPYAFHRSYLLMEKIFKIYVYEEGDPPIFHYGICKDIYSMEGLFLNFMENDVLKYRTRDPDKAHVYFLPFSVVMILHHLFDPVVRDKAVLERVIADYVQIISKKYPYWNTSDGFDHFMLSCHDWGHRATWYVKKLFFNSIRVLCNANISEYFNPEKDAPFPEINLMTGEINNLTGGLDPISRTTLAFFAGKSHGKIRPVLLNHWKEKDKDILVYENLPDGLDYTEMMRKSRFCICPSGHEVASPRIPEAIYSGCVPVLISENYVLPFSDVLNWEKFSVSVSVKEIPELKRILMDIPEDRYMRLYEGVKKVKRHILVNDPPKRYDVFNMIIHSIWLRRLNVKLL; from the exons ATGAGAGATTACATCCCAAAATACTTGAATGCCTTTCTATTGGCGTTTGCTACTTTCGCTGTAGTCTTTGCGATTTTCATAGCAAAAGGTTCAaattcatcttctcatctttatttttcaacttcttcttcactatgGACCTCTTCCTTCTCCCCTGCACTCATCACG gaaaaaaggaagagaaacgGATCAAATCCAGGTCATGGATCTTGGAAAAGAGACGGGAAGGTCGAAGCAGAATTAGCAACCGCGAGGGCGTTGATCAGAGAAGCTCAATTAAACTCTCATGCTACTTCATCATCTCCCCTTGGAGACGAAGACTATATCCCTCATGGGGATATTTACCGGAACCCTTACGCCTTTCACCG AAGTTATCTTCTTATGGAGAAGATATTCAAGATCTACGTATACGAAGAAGGAGATCCACCGATATTTCACTATGGTATTTGTAAAGACATATACTCAATGGAAGGACTGTTCCTAAACTTTATGGAAAACGATGTCCTTAAGTACCGCACCCGAGATCCTGACAAGGCTCATGTCTACTTCTTACCTTTTAGTGTTGTCATGATCCTTCACCATCTTTTTGACCCGGTTGTTCGAGATAAGGCCGTCTTGGAACGTGTCATCGCTGACTATGTCCAGATAATTTCCAAGAAATATCCGTATTGGAACACAAGCGATGGGTTTGATCACTTCATGTTGTCTTGCCATGACTGG GGTCACAGGGCAACATGGTACGTAAAGAAGCTATTTTTCAATTCCATAAGAGTACTATGCAACGCCAACATATCAGAATATTTCAATCCAGAGAAAGACGCTCCGTTTCCTGAAATCAATTTAATGACCGGGGAAATCAACAACTTAACCGGCGGTTTAGATCCAATCTCTCGTACAACACTGGCTTTCTTCGCTGGAAAATCACACGGCAAAATCCGTCCGGTTCTTCTAAACCATTGGAAAGAAAAGGACAAAGACATTCTGGTTTACGAAAATCTACCGGACGGTTTAGATTACACAGAGATGATGAGGAAAAGCCGGTTTTGTATTTGCCCGAGCGGTCACGAAGTAGCTAGCCCGAGAATACCAGAGGCTATATACAGCGGATGTGTACCGGTTCTTATCTCGGAAAACTATGTATTACCGTTTAGTGATGTTTTGAATTGGGAGAAGTTTTCGGTTTCGGTATCGGTTAAAGAAATACCGGAACTAAAAAGGATATTGATGGATATACCGGAGGATCGGTATATGAGACTATACGAAGGAGTGAAGAAAGTGAAGAGGCATATATTGGTTAATGATCCTCCAAAGAGATATGATGTGTTCAACATGATTATACATTCCATTTGGTTAAGAAGATTAAATGTTAAACTGTTATGA
- the LOC104744956 gene encoding arogenate dehydratase/prephenate dehydratase 2, chloroplastic, whose amino-acid sequence MAVHAVRLTTPATQLRGGISSNLSPSNRKLNTFVRYGCGSSKRYRFVTVLASLREDDANGRDKSVRAMEVKKILEDSPLLPKPLSSNQLAESVSSNGSRVRVAYQGVRGAYSESAAEKAYPNCEAVPCEEFDTAFEAVERWLVDRAVLPIENSLGGSIHRNYDLLLRHNLHIVGEVKLAVRHCLLANHGVNIEELRRVLSHPQALAQCENTLTKLGLVREAVDDTAGAAKQIAFEKLNDAAAVASAEAAKIYGLNIVAEDIQDDCDNVTRFLMLAREPIIPGTNRLFKTSIVFSLEEGPGVLFKALAVFALRQINLTKIESRPLRKHPLRASGGLKYFDYLFYVDFEASMADEVAQNALRHLEEFATFLRVLGSYPVDTTML is encoded by the exons atgGCAGTGCACGCTGTTCGATTGACGACGCCGGCGACTCAGCTTCGCGGCGGAATCTCTAGCAATCTGTCACCATCGAACCGTAAACTTAACACCTTTGTCCGATACGGATGCGGATCTTCAAAACGTTACCGTTTCGTAACCGTCTTGGCGTCACTCCGGGAAGACGATGCAAATGGTAGGGACAAGTCCGTGAGAGCTATGGAAGTCAAGAAGATTCTCGAAGACTCTCCTCTGCTTCCTA aaCCGTTGTCATCGAACCAGCTAGCAGAATCTGTCTCCTCCAATGGCTCCCGCGTTCGTGTTGCGTATCAG GGAGTAAGAGGTGCATACAGCGAGTCAGCAGCTGAAAAGGCTTATCCTAACTGTGAAGCTGTTCCATGCGAAGAGTTTGACACTGCTTTTGAG GCAGTTGAGCGGTGGCTTGTCGACCGAGCTGTTTTACCTATTGAGAACTCTTTAGGTGGAAGTATCCATAGAAACTATGATCTTCTGCTGCGACACAATTTGCATATTGTTGGCGAAGTCAAGTTAGCTGTCCGTCACTGTTTGTTGGCTAACCATGGTGTAAATATTGAAGAGTTGAGAAGAGTGCTTAGCCATCCACAG GCTCTCGCCCAATGTGAAAACACGTTAACCAAATTGGGGTTGGTCAGAGAAGCAGTAGATGACACTGCTGGTGCTGCAAAG CAAATTGCGTTCGAGAAATTAAATGATGCAGCAGCAGTTGCCAGCGCAGAAGCTGCAAAGATATATGGTTTGAACATAGTTGCTGAAGATATCCAG GATGACTGTGATAATGTTACAAGATTTCTAATGCTCGCAAGGGAACCCATTATCCCTGGAACTAACAGACTCTTCAAG ACAAGTATAGTTTTCTCGTTAGAGGAAGGGCCTGGAGTACTTTTCAAAGCACTTGCTGTGTTTGCCCTTAGGCAAATCAACCTCACAAAG ATTGAAAGCCGCCCGTTAAGGAAACACCCTCTGCGAGCATCTGGAGGGCTAAA ATACTTTGACTATCTTTTCTATGTGGACTTTGAAGCATCTATGGCTGATGAAGTTGCTCAGAACGCACTTAGACATCTCGAG GAGTTTGCTACCTTCTTGCGGGTACTGGGAAGCTACCCAGTGGACACTACAATGCTCTAA
- the LOC104744958 gene encoding uncharacterized protein LOC104744958, translating into MKVAEKIVFLWEDSDGFAATIADALNPSPSSPLRKLEEQIQLPLDKYGVRDDVGTGGSIVHFVDQNGVYQVSIFLLRSYEPPLLVCAMNELLDLISREASTLPTIVAPFLVAASKLKFNNRSLEANNSKASLHYVQVGTETDTSRLFASRIEKPPPLMQIHYEPLSCLLHLARVKRLPTSILIGQRSSSLYRKALDEELQVIHETGELVASWTGLSFSRDRIKWSASKTSKEEESPWRALYG; encoded by the exons ATGAAAGTAGCGGAGAAGATTGTATTCCTATGGGAAGATTCCGATGGATTCGCAGCAACCATTGCTGATGCTCTAAACCCTAGCCCTAGTTCCCCTCTTCGCAAACT AGAAGAACAGATCCAGCTTCCTTTGGATAAGTATGGCGTCCGAGATGATGTCGGAACCGGCGGCAGTATCGTTCACTTCGTCGACCAAAATGGAGTTTATCAG GTCTCGATCTTTCTTCTTCGAAGCTATGAGCCTCCTCTATTAGTGTGTGCTATGAATGAACTGCTCGACTTAATTTCGAGGGAAGCATCAACTCTACCCACAATTGTGGCTCCTTTTCTTGTGGCGGCATCTAAGCTTAAGTTTAATAACAGATCCCTTGAAGCGAATAACAGCAAAGCTAGTCTTCATTACGTTCAAGTTGGTACAGAAACAGATACCAGTAGGTTATTTGCTTCTCGCATCGAGAAACCACCACCACTGATGCAGATCCATTATGAACCTTTGTCATGCTTGCTTCATCTAGCTCGTGTCAAACGCTTGCCTACCTCTATTCTCATAGGACAGAGAAGTAGTAGCCTATATCGCAAAGCTCTAGATGAAGAGCTTCAG GTGATTCATGAAACAGGGGAGCTTGTGGCAAGTTGGACAGGACTGTCTTTCTCAAGAGACAGAATCAAGTGGAGCGCATCAAAGACATCTAAAGAAGAGGAAAGTCCATGGCGTGCTCTTTACGGTTAA
- the LOC104744959 gene encoding zinc finger protein CONSTANS-LIKE 9, with translation MGYMCDFCGEQRSMVYCRSDAACLCLSCDRSVHSANALSKRHSRTLICERCNAQPATVRCVEERVSLCQNCDWSGHNNNNNSSSSASSSPQQHKRQTISCYSGCPSSSELASIWSFCLDLAGQSICEQEMGMMNIDDNNNAPTDKNCNEDNKKDVLVESSTVPETSSPAQGNSSFAKKDVGVCEDDFYGNLGMDEVDLALENYEELFGVAFNPSEELFGHGGIDSLFQKHQTATEGGNHVQPADSNDSFMSSKTEPIICFASKPAHSNISFSGVTGESSAGDFQECGASSSMQLSGEPPWYPPTSQDNNACSHSVTRNNAVMRYKEKKKARKFDKRVRYASRKARADVRRRVKGRFVKAGEAYDYDPLTPTRSY, from the exons ATGGGTTACATGTGTGACTTCTGTGGTGAACAAAGATCTATGGTCTACTGTCGATCAGATGCTGCTTGTTTGTGTCTCTCTTGTGACCGTAGTGTTCATTCCGCTAACGCATTGTCCAAACGTCATTCTCGGACACTTATCTGCGAGCGATGCAATGCTCAGCCTGCTACCGTCAGGTGTGTCGAAGAAAGAGTTTCCCTGTGTCAAAACTGTGATTGGTCTggtcacaacaacaacaacaattcttcgtcttctgcttcttcttctccgcagCAGCATAAGAGGCAAACCATTAGTTGCTATTCTGGTTGCCCTTCTAGCTCAGAGCTCGCCTCTATTTGGTCTTTCTGTTTAGACTTAGCAGGACAATCCATTTGTGAACAAGAAATGGGTATGATGAATATAGACGATAATAATAATGCTCCTACCGACAAAAATTGCAACGAGGATAATAAGAAAGATGTCTTGGTTGAATCCTCTACTGTTCCTGAAACCAGTTCCCCTGCACAAGGGAATTCATCTTTTGCTAAGAAG GATGTTGGAGTGTGTGAAGATGACTTCTATGGGAACCTCGGTATGGATGAAGTTGACTTGGCACTTGAGAACTATGAAGAGCTCTTTGGTGTTGCCTTTAATCCCTCGGAAGAGTTATTTGGCCATGGTGGAATCGATAGTCTCTTCCAGAAGCACCAAACTGCTACAGAG GGAGGGAATCATGTGCAGCCAGCTGACAGCAATGACTCGTTCATGAGTTCGAAAACTGAGCCAATCATTTGCTTTGCATCGAAGCCAGCACATTCGAATATCTCTTTCTCTGGAGTCACTGGAGAAAGTAGTGCTGGAGATTTCCAAGAATGTGGTGCATCGTCTTCTATGCAGCTCTCAGGGGAGCCACCATGGTATCCTCCAACATCACAGGATAATAATGCTTGCTCACATTCAGTAACCCGTAATAATGCAGTTATGCgttacaaagaaaagaagaaggctcGCAA GTTTGATAAGAGAGTGAGGTATGCTTCTCGCAAAGCAAGAGCTGATGTGAGACGGCGTGTAAAGGGGAGATTTGTCAAAGCTGGTGAAGCTTATGATTACGACCCTCTCACCCCAACTAGAAGCTATTGA